In Danio rerio strain Tuebingen ecotype United States chromosome 9, GRCz12tu, whole genome shotgun sequence, the genomic window CTTAAACTCGGCTTTGTATGTTGTTTGGGGATCATTTAAAAAAGCATCCTGTCTTTGTGCTCACAACGAaaactattataaataaacaGCCTTTTTTGTTAGTCGAAAACTTGTCGTTTTAATGAAATTTTGAGAGCCATTTAATTCATGAAGAATAATGATCTTTCATGGGAAACACGCGCCCTCTGTAGGTTCTGCAATGATACTACGATGTTTGTTTTACTGTGTACTGTACGTGTCAGTAATAATAGCACACCTGAATATCAAGAAATATGTTCTTCCTGGACACAGATGATTTCAAACCAGCCTCCATAGACACTACATGTGAGGGGGAGCTGGAAGTGGGAAAAGGAGAGCAAGTTACAATCACATTACCGAACTTGGAAGTAGGTTTCATAACCTTACATTCTGAAGTGTACGTAAAATGAATGATTCTTGAGTCTTTTTCTCTCCAATCAACCCTTTCAGGGATCCACAGCACCAGTTACTGTATTTAAAGGCTCTAAAAGGCCTTATATGAAGGAGTGTATTCTGATTGTTAACCATGACACAGGAGAGTATCGTCTGGAGAAACTCAGCAACAACATTGCGGTCAAGAAGACCAGGTAAAAACACTTTTGAGTTTCAAGTCATATAAATATGATGCTTCCTTCTAATCCTTTGAATTGTATGTGAAGTAAATAAATTGTCAAATTCTCTTTTCTGTCCAGGGCTGAGGGAAGCAGTAAGATTCAGTCACGGCTGGAGCAACAAACCAGCAGACTCAGCCAGCAGATGAAGACGGGTAGCGGAAGCAAGGCTCCATCCAGCACCAAGAGCTCTCCTCCCAAAGAAAAGATGTCTCCATCATCTCCTATGGATGATATTGAGCGAGGTAACATGTCTggtccaaattaaaaaaaaaaaaaaaagattcctgCAACAAATCATCAGTTTCACATCCATAACTGATCCACATATTATATTGATTCATGGTATCTTCCGTCCATTCCATATCTGTTTTTAAACCGTTTGAAAAAAAGGGAAAACTtttggctcttttttttttttttttttttttttggggtttaTTGTAGGAAAATGGATACTACTTTtaaattcattatacacatgtaggcgaTGTTGAAACGCCCTTTTTCATCTGACGAATGAAATCTGAGCTCATCACGTTGTCTTCAAAACAAtagtcctatatatatatatatatatatatatatatatatatatatatatatttaaaataagaggaaataaaaatgtaaaaaaaactaatggTATCTTTTGTTATAGCCCtagggcccaatgtgttcttGTTCTGGTCCTgctaacaattatttaaaaaactagacaataaaaaaacacaaagtaaacaataatatttattataagcctactactattattattattattattattattattattatttaggcctacagtaGCTCTGAAACAATAATGCAAACTAGGTTATGCTCAGAAAAGGCTATCTTTACTCGGCATCAGGCGCACAGCAGCAAGACGTTTTGCTACGAACTATTGCCTTCTTTTAATGACATGTGTAACTATACtgctaatttatgtttttatttaacttatgcatacgcaatgaatgtaagcctgctaactgattAAATACTAGGATATTtaaacttagtttatatataaaataaataataatgataaaaagccTGGGTGCAGATCCTCAGAGGACTATTATTTTGAGGGCGACGTCATGAGCTTAGACTTGGTTAGCCAATCAGAGGAAAAAGGGCTTTCAGCACTGCTTACATGTgtttaatgaattttaaagtcattgATCCGTTTTCCTcccctaaaataaaaaatgaaaatccagccaaaatgtaggtttttgtgagcaaaagaaaaaccaaAAAACATCcgttttccgtttttttttttttttttttttggaaacggATATGGAATGATTGGAAGAAACCCTGATTATACTGCAAGCCTGTGGTCTCAAATGACTGTGATTTAGTTATTCTAAAAGAAATCTAATGCAAATTGTGGAGATATAAACATAATACAATGAAATGACAGTTAAAGTGTTTCCTCATTTAACAATAATTATGATGGTTGTGATCGATTTAGTGTAATAGTCCTGGATTATTAAATCTTTTTCAATTTTGTCCCTCAAAACCATCTGAACCTAGTAAGTACAGTTCTTAATGTTGCTGTAGAGGTATTACAAGGTTATAACACAACTTTATATTTTTTCCTGGTCTTGAAATATTGAAGGAGacaaccataaaaaaaaaaaattaataaatcataaaaGTGCATTTTTTATACTcattttctctaaaaaaaaaaaaaaaaaaaaaaaaaaaagtttgatggatggatgaatagatagatgatgaatggatggatggatggatggttgaatagatagatgatgaatggatgtagatagatgaatggatggatggatggatggatggatggatgatttaaAGTGGGGAAAAGTTTCCAAAAGTGGGGGTCGGACCCCCTGGAGGGTCGCAGGACAATGAAGGGGACGCTtgatgatttccaaaagtcaaataaatttaaataaacttttagaattaccatattttacacgtaagccatcagcctttaaattattttttaataggaCTGGTGTGTTTATTTTAGATTAACAACATGGCAAtagtgtcagctgcagcagatgattttatagcaccaggttaaactttctgacatctTTCTGACAatcaaacacattaaaaataaatacaggccacaactgaacaggggtcacgagtcactggcattgttattttaggggtcacgGGCAGAAAAGTTTGGGAAACCCTGGTGTAAATGAGTTGTTCAGGGAAAACTCCTTGTTATGATGTGTTTGTGCAGAGCTCATGGCCGAGGCGCGTGTCATGGATCAGATGAGCAGCGGCGACAGCTCATCAGATTCCCACAGTTCCTCCTCATCCAGCAGCGGCGACAGCTCCAGCAGCAGTGACTCCGAGGATGAGGGTCGTCCTCCACAAAATCCACCCCCAGCTCCTCCTCAGAGCTCATCTGCCCTCAGCATATCTCAAAGCCGCGTGGAGGAGAGTGGCGGCGATTTCATGAACACACTCAGTGAGTTTCAGAACCTACCAGGTATTATTTCTGCATGATCactgttcttttttgtttgtctaaTATGCTGATATTTGATCCGTTGCAGAAAATGATCTCCAGTTGAGTGAGTCTGGAAGTGAAAGCGATGATGACTGACCGCAAACATACCTAATGCTGAAATAGGGTTTACAGGAAGCACAGTGTCCGTTCACTAGCTAAAAACTTCACATGATACCTGAATCCAGATCCCTAGTAACTTTTCAGTTATGAAACATTTTCTTTCCCCCAGTTTCTTAGTAGTACTTGCATCGGCACAAGTCATTAGACATAAAGCTGGGGGGTGAGTTTGCTGTATTAGTAAATTAAGAAGACGTATTTATTTTGTTGAGAATGCTACTTAGGTTATAGTTTTATAGGAAAGTCCTATAGTTGCTTTCTCAGAGGTTATAGAAATGTATCTGTTTTTGAGATAACTTGAGTTTAGTAAGACCACCGTGGTCATCTTCAATATATGAACAGTTCAGATGTAAAAACCTCTTGAGTGCCATCTGAACTTTCCACAAAAAATGAGCATTGTTCTCAgtctcctttgtttatgttgagttatttcagtTTATAGACCATGAAAAAacttatttgccataaaagtgaaattactgaacctaaacACAGGATCCTGATGAAAATACTTATTTTAGAAGTAAATTTCAGACGGCTTACATACATATATTTCAGGTTCAACATACTCAAGCACAAGTGTGTGCAGAATAATAAAAGTAGTCTTAATGAGCACCAATACAAGAAGGTGtcaaacttaattttattttcacattacCCAACCTGCAATACTTGAATCTGTCTCTCTTATGATTCAGAGACATTTGTTCATAACAAACTGTGCCTTGTAAATAAGGTGTTTTACTATCCATCCCATCCCATTCTCTTGGTTTGAAGTTACCTTTTTTTTAATTCCTGCATTGTTAGAATTTAATCTATATTTAGAGGTAAAAGCCTACATGTTGTGTATGTCTTACTGTCTGCCTCTGGAAGGCCAAAACGCAACAATCTCACTCTTAAATTATGTCTTCATCCAGCCCTTCTTGAGCACTAATGGCAAATTATGAAGTGCCATTGTGTGCATTATAGCAGGGTTGACTGATAGTTCTGTCAGAGGTGTTTGATCATTCAAATTGTGTGTAGATCAATAAAGATTTGTTTTGCGACATGCATTTGTTGAAGATTTATGATTTGCAAATTCTCATTACATCTTCCTGTAGTGGCATGATTAAACCGCGTTGAATCATTGTGAAATGGCAATCATTAGTTAATTAAAGGTTTCAACATAGATCTGGTTCAGAAATTTTGCAATCACTTCTGCGTTATTTATGTCtgattagagcaggggtgcccaaatatTTCTTATGACGggacaaaaaacaaacttgattgagggctgtggacTAAAGGTAAAtacactgcactgtaaaaaaaaaaaaaaaaaaggcaggttCCACGCAATTTACTCAGGTTGTCCCAACACGATTacgtggattaaacataaaacaattaagttgtcccccgaaaaaatagcaaaaattgtgTTATATACGCTATTTTACATAAGTAACAATGTTTATTACAttgtaaacaatgtttatttcacttGTTGACATGGgtcatttcttaatttatttcatattattcaaataaatggtcacactttacaataaggtttattagttaatgttaagtaatgcatttactaacatgaacaaacaatgaacaatacatttactacagtatttattcacgttaataaatgttagttaatgaaaatacagttgttcattgttagttcatgttaactcatggtgcattaactaatgttaacaagcatggacttgaatgttaataatgcattagtaaatgttcaattatgattaataaatgctgtacaagtgttgttcatgattagttcatgttagtaaatgcattaactaatgaaccttattgtaaagtgttactaaataaatagattttaccatattttatattgaacttattacaataaaaacattattttaacacaaTGGAGATCAAAGCCAGATACACTagtatccatttaaaaaaaaaaaaacactgatggcTAGACCAGCTGCACCTCTGCTGGTGTCTTCTGCATTGTCTTCTATCCATCAGTGacagtgtaatttttttaaaaagatttatttataacatttattcattcattttcccagtactgggaaacatcaatacacaatcattcacagtatttatttatttgtttgttttttgtagctcagcaataaggCTAACTTCCCACTAAAAAAATCTCTTGTAAGATGGGATGGCAGGCCAAATAAAAGTTACCAAGGGCCAACTTTGGTCAGCAGGCccaagtttgggcatctctggatTAGAGCCTAAtagattttatacatttatttaaactcTACAATTAAATATGTCCAAAGTGTCCCCACAACTGCAATAAGGCTATACCAGTATTTGTTGTGCTTGAGGAGACTTTTATGTTTTGGTCGATGAGGAAAACAGCTTCTAAATCAAAGTAGTGTATGTAAAAATGTGAGTTTTATTTGAgagttgagtttaggggtgggctTGGGGTAAGTGAACACGATGTACAGTACAGTTTGACAGTCATCATGGGAGATCATAGGGTCCCTATAAAATAGCTATTAAGTTAAGGTTTGGAATTGGAAACCTGGttcaaaataatattacaatGGTCATACAGACTGTAAATACCCGTAAATCACAGTACATTACAATAAAACAACGCGATTTTCTTCCATTGCTGCTTACGAATCTACAAGAGCAAGGGTCGTGTTCTGTCAGAAGCCGTGGTTACTGAAGAGGCGTGTAAACACCGGCGGCTTTCACGGAATCTCAACACAGCAGTATTTGCTCACGGTAACAATCGAGTTTACTCAAGTTCATCTGCACAGTACGTGTGTGAGAGTCGCTTTTTGTACAGACTGCCATTACTGCTGTAGCAAGACTGATCAACACAGTGTGCTGGACTACGAGATCAGATATGTTTTCCAACTCATTGCTGAGGACTGGACTATTTTTATGTAAGCAAGACTGCAGTGGAATAAAATGCCTGACATCGATGTTTCTCAATGCTCGGACGACCAGTACACTAATAGGTGGAGATAAACAGAAAACCATGGACGACTTGGATGGTCCCAGCTTTCTGACATCTTTATACTGGCTGTTTGGAAAAGGGTATTTTCAAACGACTCATCAGATGCAGGTACAGGTTTATAAAGCTCGTTGTAAAGGTTCGTTGTCGTACTGACACATTGTTGCATATCAATAACATTTAAATGGCTTAATTGTttctaaataacataaattcGCGGTTTGCATCTTTCAAAGAGACTGTCACTGCCAAAATATGACAGTTCCCTGTCTGAAAACGTCTACAGTCCTTGAAAACACATGCAGTCATTATtactttatataatataatttaacttaataacaTAACTTAATGTGTTTAACAAGTTAACTGACAGAATTGTTTCACCCTACATTTTGAGGTAACAGTTGAAAATTATAGGTGATATTGGCATACAAGCTGATATCATAAAGGTAGAGGCTCCAGTGTGGTTttctttaatgtgtgtgtgtgtgtgtgtgtgtgtgtgtgtgtgtgtgtgtgtgtgtgatttacctgtttttattcattctcctATTACAGGctattaatatatttgttaataTCAAACACACGGCAGACAACAGAACATATAAGCCAAATGTATCCTTTCGATTTTCAGATGCTTTCAATAATATGTGTTTAATGAAAGGTTttagttaataaaattaataataataatagtgtaataAGCTTTGCAATATGAGATGGAGTTATTAACTTGCTAAAGTGTGTATCTTCACTTAATTTGCTGTTTTTATGTTTGGTCTTGTACAGTTACACTCACAAACTGAATCTTTTTTTAAGATAGAGCACAGCAAAATCTATGGGCCGCTTTGGAAGTCCAAATATGGGCCATTGGTTATTGTAAATGTGGCCAGTGCAGACCTCATAGAGCAAGTTCTGCGGCAGGAGGGTCGTCATCCCATCCGTACAGATATGCCACACTGGAGAGGCTACCGGAAACTCCGTAATCACGCCTATGGACCCCTCACAGAGTAAGTGGGACTACTACTATTAACACAAACATTGTTTCAGGATCACAGTGCAGCACCAAACTACATATAAGcacattttaaacctttatagttTGCCCACCAAATTTACACCAATTGATGGAAACGTTATTGTACCTGACAAAACTTTAATCAGTTTTTCACCACATATCAAAAATAAGCTTGGCCAATAATGATTATCACAATTATTTTAACATCTCGTAACATCACTCATAATATCTAGAGTGCCATGAAAACAAATATGTTTTACctttgatatttaatattttaatcaagATTTAAAGGTAAGGACCATTACACTGAAACATAATGTTACAGTTTGGAGCATTACTTCACTTATAATTGACTTTTTTGTTTATCACTAAAGCAGacactttacttgcatttaatatgctttctattTGATATTGGATGCAAACACTCATTTCATCACAAGTTTCATTGCAACATTATGTGCTTTCAGTCATTCTACAAAATGTACATAAACACTATTGCAGTTAAAGCCACAAACTTTGTGCACATGTCTGAACGTGTATCAAATCGCTAGCAGCATGTAACTGATAGATAATCTTAAGTACATTATAAAAACTTGACTGAGGACTGAACATGTTATGTATATTGATCAGCAAATACAAACACTATTTAAGAATGTCAATCTTAGGACACAAACACATTTCCTTGGGAGTAAATATAGAATTGCAATAAAACTGCAGTGAACCCAAACGAATTCCAAAATATAAAACTGTTTGAGTGTTCAGAGGCCAGGgccacatggtggctcagtggttagcaagaaggttgctggtttgagttggcatttctgtgtggagtttggtgtTCACATGGATTTGCTCTTggagctccggtttcctccacagactaaagacatgtgctataggtgaattgaataaactaaaagagCTGTAacgtatgagtgtgtatagatgtttttcccaatactgggttgcagctggaagggcatccactgtgtaaaacatatgttggataagttgacgcttcaatctgctgtggcaacccctgataaataaagggactaagccaaaggaaaattaatgaatgaatgttcagagGCCAACTACAACCACAGATCAGCCATACCTTATAATTAAtgattatgtaaatataaaatccCAAAATGCCTTTATATCCTGCACTCATAAAAAATAAAGTGGATCTTTATTAGTGTTGAAGAACCTCTATTAAGAACATGTAACATGTATCTATGGAAACTTTTCATGCAACAAAAGTTTCTGTGGATTATGAAAATggtaaacatttaatatttatacaacagttctgtctggttctcgaatctgattggctgatagccgtgcgatattctgcaatatcagaactcttacagcctctttaccctttgtgtattactccgcccacatacagccagcaaaaagcagaccctacagatctaaagtttaaaagatgcacgcttaactgtttaactgtcagcttatgatttgaatatGTAAAAAttgtagttcctcatacaaaatagtttttgagactctctatgtttgattttgtttttatatacacaattatgccgtcaaactgttgtataaacgcaatatcacacgagtagcagtgcggtatggctgtatatcagcactggtgggggcactaaggcactcggcactacagccatatcgcactgctactcgtgtgatattgctcatatatatatatatatatatatggtagacaaaatatacaaaaacaaataatttgttcAAGGCACTTGAAAAGTAGGTgaaaaagcctttattaacatggCTAAGAAACAGACTCATGCGCTGCACCTTCACATTTCGGCAAACATGTCTTCATCAGGGTGATGAAGTGCCTCGAGTGTCTTGGACTAATGATTTTTTGTAAATCTTTATTAATCCCTTATTCAAAGAGCATTGCCACATGATTACCCCTGTTTTGATTCTGTATTCTGGATGTCTCTGAAAACCCCTTTGTAGAAAAGTTTTTTAAGAGTGCAGCCAAGGGTGTGAAAGTGatgtatttttgttgtgtttcagaATGGGTCCAGAGTGGCAGCGCATCAGAAGCATATTGAATCCTCGAATGCTGAAACCGAAACATGTGTCCAACTACACCAATGCTATTAATGGTGTAGTGAGCGACTTTATTGAGAAGATGGCTAAGCTAAAGACAACCAAAGGCAATGATGTTATGGTGTATGACGTGGCTGGAGAGCTGTACAAGTTTGCCTTCGAAGGTATAACATAATGGGTCATTTCAAGCTCTAGATAACTGAACCTGAGATTCCCATTAACAGAGTTTAATGAATTTTTGATTTAAGTGAATCGAGAGAGCATATAAGGTCATTGTCATATTTTAGATAATGAAGGCACTATGTTTTACCAATTTGTCAGCTAGATGTCTTTGTAAGGAAGTTCAAATGTAATTTAAGATATATAAAATAGACAAAATatggtatatacagttgaagtcagtattattagccccccgtttattttttcccccattttctgtttaacggagagatttttcaacaaatttctaaacataatagttttaataactcatttctaataactgatttattttatctttgccatgatggcagtaaataatatttgactagatatttttcaaggcatttctatacatcttaaattgacatttaaaggcttaactaggttaattatgttaactaggtaggttagggtaattagtcaagttattgtataatgatgatttgttctgtagacgcagaacaaatatagcttaaaggtggtAATTATGATggccttaaaatgtatttttttaaaaatgaaaactgcttttattcttgccaaaataaaacaaataagactttctccagaagaaaaaaatattatcagacatactctgaaaaattccttgctccgttaaacaaaatttgggaaatatttaaaaaagaaagaaaaatttaaagagagggtaataattctgacttcagctgtttgTAATATCCTTGCTTAGGGTGATTATCttgcttttttaatatatagtataacatttatttttaagtttaacaAGTGTGTTAGTGCTAAAATTTCCTCATTTATCTGAAATATAACGATCCAAATATGATTGCTACAAACTGTGGTTCAAGTGAATCAAGTGAGTACAAAGGGCTAGTGTCGTATTTTAGATAACACATGCATCTGGTTATCCTCTACAAAGCATCGGCCTTGACAAGTTCATAGATTGTATCTAACTTTATGTCATAGTTCAATGTCAAAAGAAAACCTGTAAAGTATTCTATATACATCCTGAATATATAGATTCAATCAAATGCTAGTATTGCCTCAAATATATattcaccttagaattataaggttctatctgacatttttgacaaaattgagttattgacatattcttattaaatgacaatcaTCATCATGATGACataaacttatttacattattggataagttgttaacattttaagtattttaatttaaaaaaacaaatgttacacacatactgttagctatatggaatgcaaaaaccttataactcaatatctcaaaatcattcattcatatatatatgaagagttcagatgcaaaacctctaaatgccatctgaaattttcagcGTCAGCCTTctatatttatgttcagttattttactttaaagtcaATGAAAAGAACtataattagaattttttttatatatatatatatatatatatatatatatatatatatatatatatatatatatatatatatatatatatatatatatatatatatatatatatatatatatatatatatactgtgtgtgtgtgtgtatatatatatatatatatatatatatatatatatatatatatatatatatatatatatatatattaggggtgtcaaaattaattgtttcttcggtatcggttcagtaataatcataaccggttattatgtactgatgtcatttacctcctatgcgctctgtcgcgagggtggtgagcgcgagtatttacaacactcagccaactcagggccggtccgtggcataggcaccataggcaaatgctaagggcgctatATATCCAGGGGGGTGCCAGAAAgaagcgcggttcagttggttttgttttcgatattcctgacacacattcagttatagatggcaataaataaaaaaaaaacctcttaccctaaaaagatctaaagtgtgttttcttcaaaaagacaaagctgattATGTTTCAcatctgtctttcttttttagctcgctcgctcgacattacgagcactgctccgctTAAGCCCTCATTTGTGTTTGGCCGGGAGAGTTCGctctgagaggagctctcagtaagggaccgttgaaaaagtgctttttttttttttgtttttctgctccgctcagcgtgagctctccctgttgcgaaggcttaagtgtgtgtgtgtgtgtgtgtttcttttgtgctgtctatgtttgtgtatgtgtttgaatgagagacagtgtggtgctgtttatacagacagcttgtt contains:
- the eaf2 gene encoding ELL-associated factor 2 translates to MNGTAYSNFDSQEHVLKLGETFEKQPKSAFHTVRYDFKPASIDTTCEGELEVGKGEQVTITLPNLEGSTAPVTVFKGSKRPYMKECILIVNHDTGEYRLEKLSNNIAVKKTRAEGSSKIQSRLEQQTSRLSQQMKTGSGSKAPSSTKSSPPKEKMSPSSPMDDIERELMAEARVMDQMSSGDSSSDSHSSSSSSSGDSSSSSDSEDEGRPPQNPPPAPPQSSSALSISQSRVEESGGDFMNTLKNDLQLSESGSESDDD
- the eaf2 gene encoding ELL-associated factor 2 isoform X1, with product MKECILIVNHDTGEYRLEKLSNNIAVKKTRAEGSSKIQSRLEQQTSRLSQQMKTGSGSKAPSSTKSSPPKEKMSPSSPMDDIERELMAEARVMDQMSSGDSSSDSHSSSSSSSGDSSSSSDSEDEGRPPQNPPPAPPQSSSALSISQSRVEESGGDFMNTLKNDLQLSESGSESDDD